The following proteins are co-located in the Castanea sativa cultivar Marrone di Chiusa Pesio chromosome 8, ASM4071231v1 genome:
- the LOC142607949 gene encoding borneol dehydrogenase, mitochondrial-like, producing MGSFSLLSAAARRLEGKVALITGGSRGIGESTARLFSKHGAKVVIADIQDELGHSICEDLNPQSTSFVHCDVTKETDVENAVNHAVSKYGKLDIMYNNAGIAGVAKPNILDNTKAEFEQVVSVNLVGAFLGAKHAARVMIPAKKGSIINTASVCSTIGGVATHGYTSSKHGLVGLMRNTAVELGQFGIRVNCVSPYVVATPLAKDFLKLDDDGLYRVYSNLKGVVLQPEDIAEAALYLGSDESKYVSGQNIVIDGGFTIVNAGLCMFAQS from the exons ATGGGAAGTTTCTCATTACTCTCGGCTGCAGCAAGAAg GCTTGAAGGAAAAGTGGCACTAATCACTGGTGGGTCTAGAGGCATTGGTGAGTCCACTGCAAGACTCTTCTCTAAACATGGAGCAAAAGTTGTAATTGCTGACATCCAAGATGAATTGGGTCACTCTATATGCGAAGATTTAAATCCTCAATCTACATCCTTTGTCCATTGTGATGTTACTAAAGAAACAGATGTAGAAAATGCAGTTAACCATGCTGTTTCCAAGTATGGTAAATTAGACATTATGTACAACAATGCTGGTATAGCTGGGGTAGCCAAACCCAACATCCTTGACAACACTAAGGCTGAATTTGAGCAAGTGGTTAGTGTCAACCTTGTAGGTGCTTTCCTTGGCGCCAAACATGCAGCCCGTGTGATGATTCCAGCTAAAAAAGGTAGTATAATCAATACCGCTAGTGTATGTTCAACCATAGGAGGAGTTGCAACTCATGGCTACACAAGCTCAAAACATGGTTTGGTTGGATTAATGAGAAATACAGCAGTGGAGCTTGGACAGTTTGGAATTCGTGTGAATTGCGTGTCACCTTATGTGGTTGCTACACCTTTGGCAAAGGATTTCTTGAAGCTAGATGATGATGGACTTTATCGTGTTTATTCCAACCTCAAGGGTGTAGTTCTCCAGCCAGAGGATATAGCCGAGGCTGCTCTGTATCTCGGAAGTGATGAGTCAAAATATGTGAGTGGACAAAATATTGTCATAGATGGAGGCTTCACCATTGTAAATGCAGGCCTTTGTATGTTTGCACAgtcttaa